The following are encoded together in the Neomonachus schauinslandi chromosome X, ASM220157v2, whole genome shotgun sequence genome:
- the BEX3 gene encoding protein BEX3 isoform X2, which produces MEQPMQNGEEDRPLGGGEGHQPAGNNRRGQARRLAPNFRWAIPNRQVNDGMGGDGDDMEMFMEEMREIRRKLRELQLRNCLRILMGELSNHHDHHDEFCLMP; this is translated from the coding sequence ATGGAGCAGCCCATGCAGAATGGAGAGGAAGACCGCCctttgggagggggagaaggccACCAACCTGCAGGAAATAATAGACGGGGACAGGCTCGCCGACTTGCTCCAAATTTCCGATGGGCCATACCCAATAGGCAGGTCAATGATGGGATGGGTGGAGATGGAGATGATATGGAAATGTTCATGGAGGAGATGAGAGAAATCAGGAGAAAACTTAGGGAGCTGCAGTTGAGGAATTGTCTGCGTATCCTGATGGGGGAGCTCTCTAATCACCATGACCATCATGATGAATTTTGCCTTATGCCTTGA
- the BEX3 gene encoding protein BEX3 isoform X1 has product MANIHQENEEMEQPMQNGEEDRPLGGGEGHQPAGNNRRGQARRLAPNFRWAIPNRQVNDGMGGDGDDMEMFMEEMREIRRKLRELQLRNCLRILMGELSNHHDHHDEFCLMP; this is encoded by the coding sequence atggcAAATATCCACCAGGAAAACGAAGAAATGGAGCAGCCCATGCAGAATGGAGAGGAAGACCGCCctttgggagggggagaaggccACCAACCTGCAGGAAATAATAGACGGGGACAGGCTCGCCGACTTGCTCCAAATTTCCGATGGGCCATACCCAATAGGCAGGTCAATGATGGGATGGGTGGAGATGGAGATGATATGGAAATGTTCATGGAGGAGATGAGAGAAATCAGGAGAAAACTTAGGGAGCTGCAGTTGAGGAATTGTCTGCGTATCCTGATGGGGGAGCTCTCTAATCACCATGACCATCATGATGAATTTTGCCTTATGCCTTGA